A stretch of Bordetella genomosp. 13 DNA encodes these proteins:
- the gluQRS gene encoding tRNA glutamyl-Q(34) synthetase GluQRS codes for MTSYIGRFAPSPSGPLHAGSLVAALASWLDARAQRGRWLLRIEDVDAPRTVEGAAQRIMAQLQELGLHWDGDVMWQSRRGAAYQQAFNSLAARGLVYGCGCTRREIADSQPRGGEAGVDGERPYPGTCRNGLQPGRQARAWRLRVPPGVEHFHDRWLGPQQQDVAQAVGDFALRRADGLWAYQLAVVVDDGAQGVTDVVRGADLLSSTARQRVLARLLDLPVPRVMHVPLVVDPTSGLKLSKQNGAAALDTARPLDTLQQAWRDLGFDPIAVRDVPGFLAEATARWARRFPGA; via the coding sequence GTGACTTCCTACATCGGCCGCTTCGCCCCCAGCCCCAGCGGCCCGCTGCACGCCGGTTCGCTGGTGGCCGCGCTGGCCAGTTGGCTGGACGCGCGCGCGCAGCGCGGACGCTGGCTGCTGCGCATCGAAGACGTCGATGCGCCCCGTACCGTCGAAGGCGCGGCGCAGCGCATCATGGCGCAGCTGCAAGAGCTGGGTCTGCATTGGGACGGCGACGTCATGTGGCAGTCGCGGCGCGGCGCGGCCTATCAGCAGGCGTTCAATTCGCTGGCGGCGCGCGGCCTGGTCTATGGCTGCGGCTGCACGCGCCGCGAGATCGCGGATTCGCAGCCGCGTGGCGGCGAGGCCGGCGTCGACGGCGAGCGGCCCTATCCCGGCACATGCCGCAACGGATTGCAGCCGGGCCGCCAGGCGCGCGCCTGGCGCCTGCGCGTACCGCCGGGCGTCGAGCACTTCCATGACCGTTGGCTGGGCCCGCAGCAGCAGGACGTGGCGCAGGCCGTGGGCGACTTCGCCTTGCGACGCGCCGACGGGCTGTGGGCCTATCAGCTTGCCGTGGTGGTGGACGACGGTGCACAGGGCGTGACCGACGTCGTGCGCGGCGCGGACCTGCTCAGTTCGACCGCGCGGCAACGTGTGCTGGCCCGCCTGCTGGACCTGCCGGTTCCGCGCGTCATGCACGTGCCGCTGGTGGTGGATCCGACCAGCGGGCTGAAGCTGTCCAAGCAGAACGGCGCCGCGGCGCTGGATACCGCACGGCCGCTGGACACGCTGCAGCAGGCATGGCGCGATCTGGGCTTCGATCCCATCGCGGTCCGCGACGTGCCGGGCTTCCTGGCCGAGGCCACCGCGCGCTGGGCGCGGCGTTTTCCGGGGGCGTGA
- a CDS encoding GDYXXLXY domain-containing protein has protein sequence MQVDTQKRAGSELHTWRQFLARATLGLGVLLLGSGVICWVAANWPALDKVQRFAGAQALLAVCALAAAWLGLRLRADAEVRRRTAGAVLALAGLLLGALLALVGQTYQTGADTWELFAAWAVLLLPWALAAASQAVWLLWVLVLNVAAALWLGEHLFTWWVAFSGPGFPSLMIAAMNLLLLAAWELAARHWHAGTRVGPRVLVALALGVLVLALMVGEYIIMGLGTYTGLAWLATTLGLGLYYQRARRDLVILAMLAAGAICVSLRVVGEWLLRLEPGIWAALPLAALLMGEAVLAARWLRRVAGTTARPADPEPAGVSAGNAVEPAEGAAPVIALAEPAGTRRPETPWYIYGLLGLSAWLATLLLLLFLGVSGLIESREGALVVGLVMCAGAVAVLRSARAPFWRQCATALGFAGQILVAFGLYDSASLGGASLFVLVLGVAVYALAPDTLLRFLSGWMMALAAAGLVWRALVPDVGPGNDMFELLLDVDVLRATFVWLPVAVAGAWTAAAAFWTGHRLAPPRQRKLDPLGWSFAIAVQAMVWMAGGVTVMQLPVLWSLHPSTAVLTVAGALLPAVAALLVLWERRALLTRTLVWGVPLALLVLALFWLPSPGIAFALTWMLLGFGLAKPRLAIFGVLALLSYLLIYYYQLEVPLLQKAGWLATAGLMMFALRGMVWLVPHVMRTQTTAPPAMQRPTSAQRWRAAAVLGGLMLALAAANGNIWQRERLLASGRVAILELAPVDPRSLMQGDYMALRFAAGSEIDRLRDADFARSMEEGTRFVRTEGYVVLAPDARGVAQAVRIQDETQPRADHELVLRYRVRPEGVRIVTNAYFFPEGQARHFEAARYGEIRVDEHGTGLLVRMLDEQLQPL, from the coding sequence ATGCAAGTCGATACTCAGAAGCGGGCAGGATCGGAATTGCACACATGGCGCCAGTTCCTTGCTCGCGCCACACTGGGATTGGGTGTGCTGCTGCTGGGCAGCGGCGTCATATGCTGGGTCGCGGCGAACTGGCCGGCGCTGGACAAGGTACAGCGTTTCGCGGGCGCGCAGGCTCTGCTCGCGGTGTGCGCGCTGGCCGCCGCGTGGCTGGGCTTGCGCCTGCGCGCCGACGCCGAGGTGCGGCGCCGCACCGCGGGCGCGGTACTGGCGCTTGCAGGGCTGCTGCTGGGCGCGCTGCTGGCGCTTGTTGGCCAGACCTACCAGACCGGGGCGGACACATGGGAACTGTTCGCCGCCTGGGCCGTGCTGTTGCTGCCATGGGCATTGGCCGCGGCCAGCCAGGCGGTCTGGCTGCTGTGGGTGCTGGTGCTGAACGTGGCGGCCGCGCTGTGGCTGGGCGAACACCTGTTCACGTGGTGGGTGGCCTTCTCGGGTCCCGGCTTTCCCAGCCTGATGATCGCGGCCATGAACCTGCTGCTGCTGGCTGCATGGGAACTGGCCGCGCGCCACTGGCATGCCGGTACGCGCGTCGGACCGCGCGTGCTGGTCGCGCTGGCGCTGGGCGTACTGGTACTGGCCCTGATGGTGGGCGAATACATCATCATGGGCCTGGGCACCTATACCGGCCTGGCCTGGCTGGCGACCACGCTGGGATTGGGTCTGTATTACCAGCGCGCGCGCCGCGACCTCGTCATCCTGGCCATGCTGGCCGCGGGCGCGATCTGCGTGTCGCTGCGTGTGGTCGGAGAATGGCTGCTGCGGCTCGAACCCGGCATCTGGGCCGCGTTGCCATTGGCCGCGCTGCTGATGGGCGAGGCGGTCCTCGCGGCGCGCTGGCTGCGGCGCGTGGCCGGCACGACGGCCCGGCCGGCCGATCCCGAACCCGCCGGCGTGTCGGCCGGCAACGCGGTCGAGCCCGCGGAGGGCGCGGCGCCTGTGATTGCGCTGGCCGAGCCGGCGGGCACGCGCCGACCCGAGACCCCCTGGTACATCTATGGCCTGCTGGGACTGAGCGCGTGGCTGGCCACGCTGTTGCTGCTGCTGTTCCTGGGCGTGTCCGGCCTGATCGAATCGCGTGAAGGGGCGCTGGTGGTGGGCCTGGTCATGTGCGCGGGCGCCGTTGCCGTGCTGCGCTCGGCGCGCGCGCCGTTCTGGCGACAGTGCGCAACCGCGCTGGGCTTCGCCGGACAGATTCTCGTGGCCTTCGGCCTGTACGACTCGGCCTCGCTGGGCGGAGCCAGCCTGTTCGTGCTGGTGCTCGGGGTGGCGGTCTATGCGCTGGCCCCGGATACGCTGCTGCGCTTTCTCAGCGGGTGGATGATGGCGCTGGCCGCCGCCGGCCTGGTGTGGCGGGCGCTGGTGCCCGACGTGGGCCCGGGCAACGATATGTTCGAGCTGTTGCTCGACGTCGACGTGCTGCGCGCGACATTCGTGTGGCTGCCGGTGGCGGTGGCGGGCGCCTGGACCGCCGCGGCCGCGTTCTGGACCGGCCATCGGCTCGCGCCGCCCAGGCAGCGCAAGCTGGACCCGCTGGGCTGGTCCTTCGCCATCGCCGTACAGGCCATGGTGTGGATGGCGGGCGGCGTGACGGTCATGCAATTGCCGGTGTTGTGGAGCCTTCATCCCTCGACCGCCGTGCTTACGGTGGCGGGCGCATTGCTGCCGGCCGTGGCCGCGCTGCTGGTGCTGTGGGAACGCCGCGCCCTGCTGACCCGCACGCTGGTATGGGGAGTGCCGCTGGCATTGCTGGTTCTGGCGCTGTTCTGGCTGCCCAGCCCCGGCATCGCCTTCGCGCTGACGTGGATGCTGCTGGGCTTCGGACTCGCCAAGCCGCGCCTGGCGATCTTCGGCGTGCTGGCCCTGCTGTCCTACCTGTTGATCTATTACTACCAGCTCGAGGTGCCGCTGCTGCAGAAGGCCGGCTGGCTGGCCACGGCCGGGCTGATGATGTTCGCGCTGCGCGGCATGGTGTGGCTGGTACCGCACGTGATGCGCACGCAAACCACCGCGCCGCCCGCCATGCAGCGTCCCACGAGCGCACAGCGCTGGCGCGCCGCCGCGGTGCTCGGCGGCCTGATGCTGGCGCTAGCCGCGGCCAATGGCAACATCTGGCAGCGGGAACGCCTGCTGGCCTCGGGACGCGTCGCCATCCTCGAACTCGCCCCGGTCGATCCGCGTTCGCTGATGCAGGGCGACTATATGGCCTTGCGCTTTGCCGCGGGCAGCGAGATAGACCGGCTGCGCGACGCCGACTTCGCGCGCTCGATGGAAGAGGGAACCCGGTTCGTGCGCACGGAAGGCTACGTGGTGCTGGCGCCGGATGCGCGCGGCGTGGCCCAGGCAGTACGCATCCAGGACGAGACGCAGCCTCGCGCGGACCACGAGCTGGTGCTGCGCTACCGCGTGCGTCCGGAGGGCGTGCGCATCGTCACCAACGCGTATTTCTTTCCCGAGGGCCAGGCCCGGCATTTCGAGGCCGCGCGCTATGGCGAGATCCGCGTGGACGAGCATGGCACCGGGCTGCTGGTGCGCATGCTGGACGAGCAGTTGCAGCCGCTGTAG
- a CDS encoding GntR family transcriptional regulator, giving the protein MPYPAPLRDQSQELRVPVGRTAQSLPAQVAERLLQAILDGELAPGARLLEIQLAEEHAVSRATIREALAHLERGHFVERVPRYGARVIEVDLAEINELYELRGVLLGLASERAARLGETAAIGRFDLAVRALEELAAQGVDAPAYTRAVLDVQDLLIEMACSKWVRMTYDQISNQALWRIMVRNNGMVFASDERRKASAHDWRMLADALVARDPAASEAQARQLIRASGAFLQQLYERKTP; this is encoded by the coding sequence ATGCCCTATCCCGCCCCCTTGCGCGACCAATCGCAGGAGCTCCGCGTGCCCGTCGGCCGCACCGCCCAATCTCTGCCGGCCCAGGTTGCTGAGCGCCTGCTGCAAGCCATTCTCGATGGCGAACTGGCGCCGGGCGCCCGCTTGCTCGAGATTCAGTTGGCCGAGGAACATGCGGTCAGCCGCGCCACGATCCGCGAAGCGCTGGCCCACCTCGAACGTGGCCATTTCGTCGAGCGTGTGCCGCGCTACGGCGCGCGGGTCATCGAAGTCGACTTGGCGGAGATCAATGAACTGTACGAATTGCGCGGCGTGCTGCTGGGATTGGCGTCCGAGCGGGCTGCCCGGCTGGGCGAGACGGCCGCGATCGGACGATTCGACCTGGCCGTACGCGCGCTGGAAGAGCTGGCCGCGCAGGGCGTGGATGCCCCAGCCTACACCCGTGCCGTGCTGGACGTACAGGACCTGCTGATCGAAATGGCGTGCAGCAAGTGGGTGCGCATGACGTACGACCAGATTTCGAACCAGGCGCTGTGGCGCATCATGGTCCGCAACAACGGCATGGTGTTCGCATCGGACGAGCGCCGCAAGGCTTCCGCCCACGATTGGCGCATGCTGGCCGATGCGCTGGTGGCGCGTGATCCGGCGGCCAGCGAGGCGCAGGCGCGCCAGTTGATCCGCGCCTCGGGCGCCTTCCTCCAGCAACTGTACGAACGCAAGACGCCTTAG
- a CDS encoding PepSY-associated TM helix domain-containing protein, with protein sequence MQTRTYRYWYIVHKWSSLVCMVFLLMLCLTGLPLIFGHEIDHLTGNDIDVAPVASPQPRAPVDALVADAMARHPGMAVRFVTADDEAPVWFISLSAQLSPAAGGALLTYDARTGELLRQTPLWSGFMLLMLKLHTDLFAGLPGALLLGFMGLLFLVSLVSGAVVYGPWMKKLPYGTVRRNKSPRLKWLDLHNVLGMSTLSWALVVSVTGVLLTLSKPVYGLWQKTELRQMVASAGDLSPPTALTSLDAALRTAQAEEPDMVTAFVAFPGTPLAGPRHYAVFMRGDEAITARLIKPVLVDAQTGAFFDKRSMPGYVAALRISGPLHFGDYGGMPLKLLWAVLDVIAIVILASGIYLWLRRSRQDGARPARHASAMAMADQPRTEARS encoded by the coding sequence ATGCAGACGCGCACTTACCGCTACTGGTACATCGTCCACAAATGGAGCAGCCTGGTCTGCATGGTGTTCCTGTTGATGCTGTGCCTGACGGGCCTGCCGTTGATCTTCGGGCACGAGATCGACCATCTTACCGGCAATGACATCGACGTGGCCCCGGTGGCCAGTCCGCAGCCGCGCGCGCCTGTGGATGCTCTGGTGGCCGACGCGATGGCGCGCCATCCCGGCATGGCGGTGCGCTTCGTCACGGCGGACGACGAAGCGCCGGTATGGTTCATCTCGCTGTCGGCGCAGTTGTCGCCCGCCGCCGGCGGGGCGCTGCTGACCTATGACGCGAGAACCGGCGAACTGCTGCGCCAGACGCCCTTGTGGTCGGGCTTCATGCTGCTGATGCTCAAGTTGCACACCGATCTGTTCGCCGGCCTGCCGGGCGCGCTGCTGCTCGGCTTCATGGGATTGCTGTTCCTGGTGTCACTGGTGTCGGGCGCGGTAGTGTACGGACCATGGATGAAGAAGCTGCCCTATGGCACCGTCCGCCGCAACAAGTCGCCACGCTTGAAATGGCTGGATCTGCACAACGTGCTGGGCATGTCCACGCTGTCGTGGGCGCTGGTCGTCAGCGTGACAGGCGTGCTGCTCACCTTGTCCAAGCCGGTGTACGGGCTGTGGCAGAAAACCGAGTTGCGGCAGATGGTGGCGAGCGCCGGCGATCTGTCGCCACCCACCGCATTGACGTCCCTAGACGCCGCCCTGCGCACCGCACAGGCGGAGGAGCCGGACATGGTGACGGCCTTCGTGGCATTTCCCGGAACGCCGTTGGCGGGTCCGCGCCACTATGCCGTGTTCATGCGGGGCGACGAGGCCATTACCGCGCGCCTGATCAAACCGGTGCTGGTCGATGCGCAGACGGGCGCGTTCTTCGACAAGCGCAGCATGCCCGGCTACGTCGCGGCGCTGCGCATCTCGGGACCGCTGCACTTCGGTGACTACGGCGGCATGCCCTTGAAACTGCTCTGGGCGGTGCTGGACGTGATCGCCATCGTGATCCTGGCCAGCGGCATCTACCTGTGGCTGCGGCGCAGCCGGCAGGACGGCGCGCGGCCGGCGCGCCATGCATCGGCCATGGCCATGGCCGATCAACCCCGTACGGAAGCGCGCTCATGA
- a CDS encoding TonB-dependent siderophore receptor produces the protein MTAAVSSAAQAQQADGRTEPGVAQLPGIVVTGAAESPTGPVQGYVASRSATATKTDTALADTPQSISVVTRAQMEDRGVRNLSDAFAYSAGIIGDNVAEARYDKPVVRGFSARQYQDGLYVNYYASGYLMPRVETYGLERVEILRGPSSVLYGANAPGGLVNLVSKRPTTQALREINVQYGSFDSKQAAFDLGGAANAGETVLYRLTGLWRDGGTQTKYADDDRIFIAPAVTFRPSADTSFTLLTHYQHDRQGTAINFLPREGTIVPTVNGRRIPTKFFSGEPDFNTFDRKEYALGYEFEHRFNSTLRMRQNLRYTHAELDYTGVYGVGWASAAQQFLRRGALDAGGELDTLGVDTQLQADFATGPLRHTFLVGMDYQNGHFDDKQGFGTVGSGLGLIDPFDPVYGSTINPMGSYLYARQKQKQMGLYFQDQIKLTDSVSFVVGGRKDWARANTTSTRALTATGASTVTRSAIEQDDFTYRLGLLYHAPYGFTPYVSYSTSFQPQAGTNAQGQAFDPTTGKQVEVGVKFQPEGSNSFVTAALYDLRQQDVLTADSANPTFQVQTGEVRSRGLELEATLDFENGLKAIGSYTFMDLEVTSSNGPDLHKVPTNRPRHTAALWLDYTQRTGALEGLGFGMGGRYIGTSWGDSTNTFKVPAVWLADAALHYTLDRNWRFGLTANNLFDKEYVGQCGSATTCYYGYRRNVIASATYRW, from the coding sequence ATGACGGCTGCCGTATCGTCCGCCGCCCAGGCCCAACAGGCCGATGGCCGCACTGAACCCGGCGTGGCGCAACTGCCCGGCATCGTCGTTACCGGCGCCGCGGAATCCCCGACGGGGCCCGTTCAAGGTTATGTGGCCTCGCGCAGCGCCACAGCAACCAAGACCGATACCGCCCTGGCCGACACGCCGCAGTCGATCAGCGTGGTGACGCGCGCGCAGATGGAAGATCGCGGCGTGCGCAACCTGTCGGACGCGTTCGCCTATTCGGCGGGCATCATCGGCGACAACGTGGCCGAGGCGCGCTATGACAAGCCCGTGGTGCGCGGCTTCTCGGCCCGGCAGTACCAGGATGGCCTGTACGTGAATTACTACGCCAGCGGCTACCTGATGCCGCGCGTCGAAACCTACGGCCTCGAGCGAGTCGAGATCCTGCGCGGGCCGAGTTCGGTGCTGTATGGCGCGAACGCTCCCGGCGGCCTGGTGAACCTGGTCAGCAAGCGGCCCACCACGCAGGCGCTGCGCGAGATCAACGTGCAGTACGGATCCTTCGACAGCAAGCAGGCCGCCTTCGATCTGGGCGGCGCCGCCAACGCTGGTGAAACCGTGCTGTATCGCCTGACCGGGCTGTGGCGGGATGGCGGCACGCAGACGAAGTACGCCGACGACGACCGCATCTTCATCGCCCCAGCGGTCACTTTCCGTCCTTCGGCCGACACCTCGTTCACCCTGCTGACCCACTACCAGCACGACCGCCAGGGCACCGCCATCAACTTCCTGCCGCGAGAGGGCACCATCGTTCCCACGGTGAACGGCCGCCGCATCCCCACCAAATTCTTCTCGGGCGAACCGGATTTCAACACCTTCGACCGCAAGGAATACGCGCTGGGCTACGAGTTCGAGCACCGGTTCAACAGCACGCTGCGCATGCGTCAGAACCTGCGCTACACCCATGCGGAGCTGGACTACACCGGCGTGTATGGCGTGGGTTGGGCCTCGGCTGCGCAGCAATTCCTGCGGCGCGGCGCGCTGGACGCGGGCGGCGAGCTGGACACGCTGGGCGTCGACACGCAGCTGCAGGCCGACTTCGCCACCGGGCCGCTGCGCCACACCTTCCTGGTCGGCATGGATTACCAGAACGGCCACTTCGACGACAAGCAGGGCTTCGGCACCGTCGGCAGCGGCCTGGGCCTGATCGATCCCTTCGATCCCGTCTACGGGTCCACCATCAACCCGATGGGCTCGTACCTGTACGCGCGGCAGAAGCAGAAGCAGATGGGCCTGTACTTCCAGGACCAGATCAAGCTCACCGACAGCGTCAGCTTCGTCGTGGGTGGACGCAAGGACTGGGCTCGGGCGAACACCACGTCCACGCGAGCCCTGACCGCCACGGGCGCCAGCACCGTCACGCGTAGCGCCATCGAGCAGGACGACTTCACTTACCGCCTGGGCCTGCTCTATCACGCGCCGTATGGGTTCACCCCTTACGTCAGCTACTCGACTTCGTTCCAGCCGCAGGCCGGCACCAATGCGCAAGGCCAGGCGTTCGACCCCACGACCGGCAAGCAGGTCGAGGTGGGCGTCAAGTTCCAGCCTGAAGGCAGCAACAGCTTCGTCACCGCGGCGCTGTACGACCTGCGTCAACAGGACGTGCTTACCGCGGACAGCGCGAACCCCACGTTCCAGGTGCAGACCGGCGAAGTGCGTTCACGAGGACTGGAGCTGGAAGCGACGCTGGACTTCGAGAACGGCCTGAAGGCGATCGGTTCGTACACCTTCATGGACCTGGAGGTGACGAGCAGCAATGGCCCCGACCTGCACAAGGTGCCCACCAACCGTCCGCGCCATACCGCGGCCCTGTGGCTGGACTACACGCAGCGCACGGGGGCGCTGGAAGGCTTGGGATTCGGCATGGGCGGCCGATACATCGGCACCAGCTGGGGCGACTCGACGAACACCTTCAAGGTGCCCGCGGTGTGGCTGGCGGACGCCGCGCTGCACTACACGCTGGACAGGAACTGGCGCTTCGGCCTGACGGCGAACAACCTGTTCGACAAGGAATACGTCGGCCAATGCGGCAGCGCGACCACGTGCTACTACGGCTACCGCCGCAACGTCATCGCCAGCGCGACCTACCGCTGGTAG
- a CDS encoding DNA topoisomerase III, protein MSKTLIIAEKPSVALDISRALGGFAREGDYFESESYVLASSIGHLLGLVAPNDPVKGKWSFTHLPVIPPAFELGPTDKRSSERLKLLVRLAKRKDVTALINACDAGREGELIFRYIIQYAGVNKPIKRLWLQSMTQAAIREAFQNLRDDVQLKPLEAAARSRAEADWLVGINGTRAMTAFNSKDGGFFKTPVGRVQTPTLAIVHEREERIRRFVPRDYWEVHATFVAAAGLYQGRWIDPDFKKDERDPEKRESRLWSQAAAQSVVAACRDQSGSVTEESKPSSQASPALYDLTSLQREANGRFGFSAKTTLALAQTLYERHKALTYPRTDSRYLPEDYIGTVRQTMQVLAQGDSAAVGALARHAGTVVKNDWVKPNRRIFDNKKVSDHFAIIPTLQVPRDLSEAEGKLYDLVLKRFLAVFFPSAEYRVTTRLTEVQGHRFKTDGKVLVSPGWLAVYGKEAQGEDANLVPVADGEIVRTEDVDAVGLSTKPPPRYNEATLLSAMEGAGKLVDDEELREAMSERGLGTPATRAAIIEGLLNESYLRREGRDLVPTAKARQLMTLLSGLDVSELTSPELTGEWEHKLKQIEQGGLGREAFMREIAQMTQVIVKRAKEYERDTVPGDYATLRTPCPKCGGVVKENYRRYACTQCDFSISKHPGGRTFELPEVEELLGKREIGPLQGFISKMGRPFAAILRISDEFKLEFDFGQSDDDDGEEVDFSGHTPVGPCPKCQSRVFEHGMSYVCEKSVGPAKSCDFRSGKVILQQEISREQMEKLLSDGRTDLLDGFVSSRTNRKFKAFLVRQPDGKVGFEFEPRPEKPGAKGRAPAKAAAGAAPAGTAVQKAAGKTAAKKAAAKTAVKKTASKTAAKKAVKKVAAKKAAKVAG, encoded by the coding sequence ATGAGCAAAACGCTGATTATTGCCGAGAAGCCCTCGGTAGCCCTGGATATATCACGCGCCCTAGGAGGCTTTGCGCGAGAGGGGGATTATTTTGAAAGTGAAAGTTACGTCCTCGCGTCCAGCATCGGCCATCTGTTGGGGCTTGTTGCGCCCAACGATCCGGTCAAGGGCAAGTGGAGCTTCACGCACCTGCCGGTGATTCCGCCCGCCTTCGAGCTGGGGCCGACGGACAAGCGTTCGTCGGAACGGCTCAAGCTGCTGGTGCGCCTGGCCAAGCGCAAGGACGTCACCGCGCTGATCAACGCCTGTGACGCGGGCCGCGAGGGCGAGCTCATCTTCCGCTACATCATCCAGTACGCCGGGGTGAACAAGCCCATCAAGCGGCTGTGGCTGCAGTCCATGACGCAGGCCGCCATCCGCGAGGCCTTCCAGAACCTGCGCGACGACGTGCAGCTCAAGCCGCTCGAGGCCGCCGCGCGTTCGCGCGCCGAGGCCGACTGGCTGGTGGGCATCAACGGCACGCGGGCCATGACGGCCTTCAACAGCAAGGATGGCGGCTTCTTCAAGACGCCGGTGGGCCGCGTGCAGACGCCCACGCTGGCCATCGTGCACGAGCGCGAGGAACGCATCCGCCGTTTCGTGCCGCGCGACTACTGGGAAGTGCACGCCACGTTCGTGGCCGCGGCGGGCCTGTACCAGGGCCGCTGGATCGACCCCGACTTCAAGAAGGACGAGCGCGATCCCGAGAAGCGCGAGTCGCGCCTGTGGTCGCAGGCCGCCGCGCAGAGCGTGGTGGCTGCCTGCCGCGATCAGTCCGGCAGCGTCACCGAAGAATCCAAGCCCTCGTCGCAGGCCTCGCCCGCGCTGTACGACCTGACCTCGCTGCAGCGCGAGGCCAACGGCCGCTTCGGTTTTTCGGCCAAGACCACGCTGGCGCTGGCGCAGACTTTGTATGAACGGCACAAGGCACTGACGTATCCGCGTACCGATTCGCGCTACCTGCCCGAAGACTATATCGGCACCGTGCGCCAGACCATGCAGGTGCTGGCGCAGGGCGATTCCGCCGCGGTGGGCGCCCTGGCGCGGCATGCGGGCACCGTCGTGAAGAACGATTGGGTCAAGCCCAACCGACGCATCTTCGACAACAAGAAGGTGTCCGACCACTTTGCCATCATCCCGACGCTGCAGGTGCCGCGCGACCTCAGCGAGGCCGAGGGCAAGCTGTACGACCTGGTGCTCAAGCGATTCCTGGCGGTGTTCTTCCCCTCCGCGGAATATCGCGTCACCACGCGCCTGACCGAGGTGCAGGGCCATCGCTTCAAGACCGACGGCAAGGTGCTGGTGTCGCCCGGCTGGCTGGCCGTGTACGGCAAGGAAGCCCAGGGCGAGGACGCCAATCTGGTGCCGGTGGCCGACGGCGAGATCGTGCGCACCGAAGACGTCGATGCGGTGGGCCTGTCCACCAAGCCGCCCCCACGCTACAACGAAGCCACGCTGCTGTCCGCCATGGAAGGCGCCGGCAAGCTGGTGGACGACGAAGAACTGCGCGAGGCCATGTCCGAGCGCGGGCTGGGCACCCCCGCCACGCGCGCGGCCATCATCGAAGGCCTGCTCAACGAAAGCTATCTGCGCCGCGAGGGCCGCGACCTGGTGCCCACCGCCAAGGCGCGCCAGCTGATGACGCTTTTGTCCGGCCTGGATGTCAGCGAACTGACCTCGCCGGAACTGACCGGCGAGTGGGAGCACAAGCTCAAGCAGATCGAGCAGGGCGGCCTGGGCCGCGAAGCCTTCATGCGCGAGATCGCGCAGATGACGCAGGTCATCGTCAAGCGCGCCAAAGAGTACGAGCGCGATACGGTGCCCGGCGACTACGCCACGCTGCGCACGCCGTGTCCCAAGTGCGGCGGCGTGGTGAAGGAGAACTACCGCCGCTACGCCTGCACGCAATGCGACTTCTCGATCAGCAAGCATCCGGGCGGCCGCACTTTCGAGCTGCCCGAGGTCGAGGAACTGCTGGGCAAGCGCGAGATCGGTCCGCTGCAGGGCTTCATCAGCAAGATGGGCCGGCCCTTCGCGGCCATCCTGCGCATCAGCGACGAGTTCAAGCTGGAGTTCGACTTCGGCCAGAGCGACGACGATGACGGCGAAGAGGTGGACTTCTCCGGGCACACGCCGGTGGGTCCGTGTCCCAAGTGCCAATCTCGCGTGTTCGAGCACGGCATGAGCTACGTCTGCGAGAAATCCGTGGGCCCGGCCAAGAGCTGCGACTTCCGGTCGGGCAAGGTCATCCTGCAGCAGGAGATTTCCCGCGAGCAGATGGAGAAGCTGCTGTCCGACGGCCGCACCGACCTGCTGGACGGCTTCGTGTCCAGCCGCACCAATCGCAAGTTCAAGGCCTTCCTGGTGCGCCAGCCCGACGGCAAGGTAGGCTTCGAATTCGAACCGCGGCCCGAGAAGCCGGGCGCCAAGGGCCGCGCGCCCGCCAAGGCGGCCGCGGGGGCGGCGCCGGCCGGCACGGCAGTCCAAAAGGCGGCTGGCAAGACGGCGGCCAAGAAGGCGGCTGCCAAGACGGCAGTCAAGAAGACCGCGTCCAAGACCGCCGCCAAGAAGGCCGTGAAAAAGGTTGCTGCCAAGAAGGCGGCCAAGGTCGCCGGCTGA